The Podospora bellae-mahoneyi strain CBS 112042 chromosome 7, whole genome shotgun sequence genome includes a window with the following:
- a CDS encoding hypothetical protein (EggNog:ENOG503NU1A; COG:I) encodes MAAAYEHLPDGAHQAGGGVSGRVHRVRDLKPHVLDHLRKVYSAHGKDSWTPEQTAVFLKTVQHDTPSELALELADDKDWELVTFLKYMTSEVTSAVAPPEEVDLSWPLSAYFISSSHNTYLTGNQLSSDSSADAYRNVLKRGCRCIEVDVWDGDEPDSDSDTSISSSDEEWVTSKSKKRLSSVKDKLPSSLTSKLEKTSLGSNTDSGAPLTRSTSTSSGPAGPTIHRAPSLKEPRVYHGYTLTKEVSFREVCLAIRETAFETTDSPLIVSLEVHCSPEQQLTMVAIMTETWGDLLLPEPKEDATCLPAPGDLKGKILVKVKYTPPPSASSTSPSGSDTPPENIDPSTTKPKKPSKIIHALSKLGIYTRGVSFKSLTQPEASMPTHIFSLSESGVSEVHAKSAQDLFEHNRRYLMRAYPSGLRIRSSNLDPAVFWRKGIQVVALNWQNWDEGMMLNEGMFAGTNGYVLKPEGYRPHKPLPPTPSSAGTAPQANAVTHYTMDLAIAVLAAQDIPLPLGDTKPSGFRPYLKVEIHVEEPGERHGTTAAASSSIPDDGKEKEGEYKAKTKSLKGTVDPDWKGQELVFKGIPGVVPELSFVRFLVRDDEIGKDSLAAWACVRLDRLREGYRFVHLMDGRGVETEGVVLIKVERRLY; translated from the exons ATGGCGGCAGCATACGAACATCTTCCCGATGGTGCACACcaagccggtggtggtgtctctGGCCGCGTGCACCGAGTGAGAGATCTCAAGCCTCATGTCCTTGATCATCTCAGAAAGGTCTACAGTGCCCACGGCAAGGACAGCTGGACCCCCGAACAGACGGCTGTTTTCCTGAAGACGGTTCAACACGATACACCCTCGGAACTTGCCCTGGAACTGGCTGACGATAAGGACTGGGAGTTGGTCACTTTTCTCAAGTACATGACTTCAGAAGTGACCAGTGCCGTTGCACCCCCTGAGGAAGTCGACCTTTCTTGGCCCCTGTCTGCCTACTTCATCAGCTCCAGCCACAACACCTACTTGACCGGAAACCAGCTGTCGAGTGACTCCAGCGCCGATGCGTACAGGAATGTTTTGAAGAGAGGTTGCAGATGCATCGAGGTGGATGTCTGGGATGGAGATGAGCCGGATTCCGACAGCGATACCAGCATCAGTAGCAGTGACGAGGAATGGGTCACgtccaagtccaagaagagacTGAGCTCGGTCAAGGACAAGCTTCCTAGCTCCCTGACGAGCAAGTTGGAAAAGACGTCTTTGG GTTCCAACACAGACTCAGGCGCGCCCCTGACCAggtcaacctcgacctcttcCGGCCCAGCAGGCCCGACCATCCACCgcgccccctccctcaaggAACCTCGTGTTTACCACGGCTACACCCTCACCAAAGAAGTCTCCTTCCGCGAAGTCTGCCTCGCAATCCGCGAAACAGCCTTCGAAACAACCGACTCCCCCCTCATCGTCTCCCTTGAGGTCCACTGCAGCCCCGAACAGCAACTCACCATGGTAGCCATCATGACCGAAACCTGGggcgacctcctcctccccgaaCCAAAAGAAGACGCCACATgcctccccgcccccggCGACTTGAAGGGTAAAATCCTTGTCAAGGTCAAatacacccctcccccatccgcctcctccacctccccctccggcaGCGACACCCCCCCCGAAAACatcgacccctccaccaccaaaccaaaaaaacccTCCAAGATCATCCACGCCCTCTCAAAACTGGGCATCTACACCCGCGGCGTCTCCTTCAAATCCCTAACCCAACCGGAAGCCTCAATGCCGACCcacatcttctccctctccgaGTCCGGCGTCTCCGAAGTCCACGCCAAATCAGCCCAGGATCTGTTTGAGCACAACCGCCGCTACCTCATGCGGGCTTACCCCTCAGGGCTAAGAATCCGATCGTCAAACCTCGACCCGGCAGTCTTTTGGCGCAAAGGGATCCAAGTCGTCGCACTAAACTGGCAAAACTGGGACGAAGGCATGATGCTAAACGAGGGGATGTTTGCAGGCACAAACGGCTATGTTCTCAAGCCAGAAGGTTACCGCCCccacaaacccctccccccaaccccttcctccgcCGGTACCGCCCCCCAAGCAAACGCGGTGACGCACTACACAATGGACCTCGCCATCGCCGTCCTCGCGGCGCAGGacatacccctccccctgggCGACACCAAACCCTCGGGCTTCCGCCCTTACCTCAAGGTCGAGATCCACGTCGAGGAGCCCGGCGAGCGGCACGGCACAACCGCCGCCGCTTCTTCCTCGATCCCCGACGAcggcaaggaaaaggagggggagtacAAGGCAAAGACCAAGTCCCTCAAGGGCACCGTCGACCCTGACTGGAAAGGGCAAGAACTGGTCTTCAAGGGCATCCCCGGCGTGGTGCCAGAGCTGAGCTTTGTCAGGTTCTTGGTTAGGGATGACGAGATTGGAAAGGACAGCTTGGCCGCGTGGGCGTGCGTGAGGTTGGAtaggttgagggaggggtatAGGTTTGTGCATCtgatggatgggaggggagtcGAGACGGAGGGCGTGGTTCTGAtcaaggtggagaggaggctgtactag